From Brucella anthropi ATCC 49188:
GGATTTCGGCCCAGATCGCTGGCCTGGAAACCGAGCAATGGCTCGCCGTCCGAGGATGGCATCACAGGCGGCGCCTCGGGTAGCAGGGCAACAATGGTGCAGAGCTGGCCGCAATCGCGGTCCGGCGCCGTTTCAGTGTGACAGCATCGTTCGTCCGCAGCCTTGCTTCGGTCGTCGGAGTAATTCGAATGGGCCTCATGCTGTGCACCCGCAACGGTCTGATCCTGATACGAGCCGTGTGTGCCCGGGCTGGCATGCGCCGCTGCCAGGAAAACAAAAGCGCTGAACGCAAGCAGCAGCAGGCCTGTCAGGAACTGGCGGAGCCAGTCGCCTTTCGATCCGAAAGCCGCAGTCGAGCTCCTGCTCATGGCTTGGCTTCTTTGTCGAGGTCGGGATGGAGAGTTGCCACGCACCAGATGACATCCTTGCGGCCGTCAGTATCCGAGCCCAGGCAACCAGAGCTCCTGACAAAGGCAGGGTCTGCCCCGCAGGCCCGGTTCTGGATCGGACTGATGGCGACCGGATGGATCATGAGCACCGTTCCACTCAGATCTCCCGCGCGCCGCGGAAACGCCCGAAGGTTTTCTGGACGGAAGGGCCGAACAGGAACACCTCGTATGGCTCGGGGACCACGCCGGGAAAGTCCATGCCGGGGGAGCCGGCGGGCATTCCGGGAACCGCAAGCCCTGTCGCGAGCGGGCGCGCGGCCAGGAGGCGGCGAAGCGCGGCGGCCGGCACATGTCCTTCGATGACATAGCCGTCCACTTCGGCCGTATGGCAGGAGTACAACGCCGCCGGGACGCCGAGCCGCTGCTTGAGGCTTTCGACCTCGCTCGATTCCACGACGCTCACCGGGAAGCCGGCCGCCTCGATATGCTCGACCCATGCGCCGCAGCACCCGCAATTCGTATCCTTGGTGACGGTCACCAGAGGCAGTCCTGCCGAGCGAACCGTTCCCGCCGTTGAGAGCAGGAGGGGGAACGCGGTGGCGCTGGCGAGGAAGGAGCGCCTGCTGATCATATGGATGGTTTGCATCTCAGTTCCTCCATCTGGGCCGCAACTTCGTCAAAGCTGGATCACCGGAAAAATACGTATTTGATCAAAGCGGCGGCGGTAAGGAGCACGAGCACCAGAAGAACGATGCCCCACATCATCCCGCCCGACATCATGACATTGCATCATGGCCTGTTCTGCCCTTCCGTCGCAAAGATACTCATAGCGGCCCCCTTCGCCGCAGACTTTGACTTAGCGCAAGGATGGGACGGTATCCGGGCTGTTGGCGCCACCATCGTCACCAATTTTTCCAGATGGAGGACCTTCGCCCACGTCAGCCTCCTACAATCTCGTGACCCGCAGCCGGGAGGCGTTCGCGATGACGCTCACCGACGACAGCGCCATGGCGGCGGCCGCGATGATCGGCGACAGCAGGATGTCGAAGAACGGGTAGAGCACCCCGGCCGCCACCGGCACGCCGAGCGCGTTGTAAATGAAGGCGAAGAATAGGTTCTGGCGGATGTTGCGCATGACAGCCTCCGAGAGCCGGCGCGCGCGGACGATGCCCGTGAGATCGCCCTTGAGCAATGTGACGCCTGCGCTTTCCATTGCCACATCGGTACCGGTGCCCATGGCGATGCCCACATCGGCCGCCGCCAGCGCCGGTGCGTCGTTCACGCCGTCGCCTGCCATCGCCACCACCTCGCCTGCCGCCTTGTGACGCTGCACGACCGCGCTTTTCTGGTCGGGCAGGACCTCGGCCTCGACCTCGTCGATGCCGAGCCGGCGGGCGACCGCCTTGGCCGTGGTCCAGTTATCACCCGTAAGCATGACAACGCGGATTCCCTGCGCCTTCAGCGCGGCAAGCGCCTCGGGCGTCGAGGGCTTGACCGGATCGGCGATGGCGAAGATGGCAGCGATGCGGTTGTCCACTCCCATGAAGATCGCGGTTGCCCCGTCCTCGCGCAGCCGGTCGGCCTCATCCGCCAGTGGGGCGACATCAACGCCTTGCTCGGCTAGGAACTTGGCATTTCCAAGGGGAATGCGCTTGCCTTCGACCGTGCCGTAGGCGCCTTTGCCGGTCGGCGAGTCGAAATCCGCGACCGGTGCGGTCACGATCCCCCGCTCCTCGGCAGCGCGAACGATGGCCAGCGCCAGCGGATGCTCGCTGGCCCGCTCCACGCTGGCGGCAAGCCGCAAAGCCTCGTCCTCGGTGAACCCCGGCGCCGGCACGATTGCGGTGACGGCGGGTCGTCCCTCGGTCAGCGTACCGGTCTTGTCGACTATGATGGTATCGACCTTCTCCATATGCTCCAGCGCCTCGGCGTTCTTGATCAGCACGCCCGCCTGTGCGCCACGCCCGACGCCGACCATGATCGACATCGGCGTTGCCAGCCCGAGCGCACAGGGACAGGCGATGATCAGCACGGAAACCGCCGCGATCAGACCGAAGGAGAAGCGCGGCTCCGGACCCCAGATCGACCAGGTTATGAAGGCAAGGATTGCGACCACGATCACCGCCGGCACGAACCAGCCCGACACCTGATCGGCGAGGCGCTGGATCGGCGCGCGACTACGCTGCGCCTCGGCGACGAGCTGGACGATCTGCGACAGCATGGTGTCGC
This genomic window contains:
- a CDS encoding heavy metal translocating P-type ATPase, translating into MASKTEHDHQNQSHAHSAQGHAHDHGAVAQDDTHKVKDPVCGMIVDPHTAQHKAEHAGRPYYFCSAGCRAKFLAEPESYLDPAAAEVVPILEGTVYTCPMHPEIRQDGPGSCPICGMALEPVLVSLEAEPNVELIDMTRRFWIGLVLAIPVFILEMGGHLFGLTHAIGQQVSNWLQLILATPVVLWAGWPFFQRGWQSLVNRSLNMFTLIAMGTGTAWIYSVVATLAPGIFPDAFRQHDGSVAVYFEAAAVITVLVLLGQVLELRARESTSGAIRALLDLAPKTARIIRDDGTEEEVQLDTVRVGDRLRVRPGEKVPVDGEVLEGRSAVDESMVTGESMPVTKEVGATAIGGTMNQSGALVIEAKKVGRDTMLSQIVQLVAEAQRSRAPIQRLADQVSGWFVPAVIVVAILAFITWSIWGPEPRFSFGLIAAVSVLIIACPCALGLATPMSIMVGVGRGAQAGVLIKNAEALEHMEKVDTIIVDKTGTLTEGRPAVTAIVPAPGFTEDEALRLAASVERASEHPLALAIVRAAEERGIVTAPVADFDSPTGKGAYGTVEGKRIPLGNAKFLAEQGVDVAPLADEADRLREDGATAIFMGVDNRIAAIFAIADPVKPSTPEALAALKAQGIRVVMLTGDNWTTAKAVARRLGIDEVEAEVLPDQKSAVVQRHKAAGEVVAMAGDGVNDAPALAAADVGIAMGTGTDVAMESAGVTLLKGDLTGIVRARRLSEAVMRNIRQNLFFAFIYNALGVPVAAGVLYPFFDILLSPIIAAAAMALSSVSVIANASRLRVTRL
- a CDS encoding DUF411 domain-containing protein yields the protein MQTIHMISRRSFLASATAFPLLLSTAGTVRSAGLPLVTVTKDTNCGCCGAWVEHIEAAGFPVSVVESSEVESLKQRLGVPAALYSCHTAEVDGYVIEGHVPAAALRRLLAARPLATGLAVPGMPAGSPGMDFPGVVPEPYEVFLFGPSVQKTFGRFRGAREI